In Sphingomicrobium sediminis, the genomic window GCACCAACGACAAGGCGGTCGCACTCATTAAGGCATTCGATGAGGCGGAAAAGCCGCTCGCCGCCATCTGCCATGGTCCGTGGCTGCTGATCGAAGCCGACGTCGTGCGCGGACGCACGGTGACGAGCTGGCCTTCGATCCGCACCGACATGAAGAATGCCGGCGGCGAGGTGGTGGACGAGGAGGCCTGTACCGACGGCCATCTCGTGACCAGCCGCAACCCCGATGACGTGCCTGCCTTCAACGCAGCGATCGCCGACCTGATTTCTGCGGGCAGCTAAGGTCTCGTTTAGATTTGCCACCTAGTTTCGACCCCATGGCGCGGGGACGATTCGACTGGTGTATCGATCTTGGGGCGTCGGCCATCGCGGCCGGCGCTGCGGCACGTTGCGTGCAGCTTATTGCTCCGCAATTCTCTGCCGGCTGGACCGGCGGTGAATTGCTGGCGCTGGCCGGGGCGACCGGCCTCAGCATTTTCGTCGCGACCTTTGCGGTGATGCGCCTGTCGGAACGCTGGCTGTCGCAGCCGGTGGCCGGGGAGCGCGTCGACTTGGCGCCCCTGCACCAGGGTTATGCCTCGATCGCGACGCCGTTGCACAAACTTGTGGGCGGCGCGCCGTCGGCGCTCGGGCAGGGGGAAGGGGCCGCTTTGCGCAGCAACCACGGTTTCCCCGCACCCGGCTCCGACCAGGCCGCCTCGCAAATTGCCGGGATATTGGGCGCGCGCAAACGCGCCTCGTAAGCCATCTCACTCATTGCGAAGCGTCAGCGCTTCGATCTCGATCCCGATCGACCCGTCCTCGCCTTTCATGGGGCCGGCAGCCACCACGATGTCGGCGAGGATGTGGCCCGGAATGTCGAACTCGTTCTCGCTGAGGCCGTCGACCAAAACGTCGGCCCTGGCCTCGGCATCGGGCGGCGGGAGCCGCAAGGAAATTTCATGCCGTTCCCCGCTATAGCTGAGTGAATTCCAATCGACCGAGCGAAACTCGCGGAGCAAAATCCTATCGCGTGGTAGGCCGGTGCGCTCGATGAGCGCGCGAAGCAGCGCCGTGGCGGCGCTGGACAAAGGCGGCCGCATCATGGCCGGCTGTCCAAGTAATTGCGCACCCGGTCGACGGTCCGTTGGCGCGGCTCCCTTCCTCTACGCAGATCGAAGACGAAACGCGGATCCCCAACCGCATCACGTCCGAACCGTGCCGCTGCAATTTCCTTTTTCTTAAGGTGTTTTTCGATATCACGAAGTAAATACACTAACCAATCCCCCATACCCTTGGAGCTCGACTCGGCACATCCCCTGTGTCCCAATGCTATTCCTACTTGTCTAGGAAAAAACCTATAGATATGTTGTAACCATGCCGAATGACCCTAGAGACATGCTGGAGGAGCTGTGTCGGCGCGAGCGCGTCGATTTCGCGACCTTGTCGCGCCTGATCGGTCGCAACGACGCCTATATCCAGCAATATATCCGCCGCGGAACGCCACGCGTGCTCGCCGAGCGCGACCGGCGGCTGATCGCCCGCTATTTTGATATTGACGAGGAGCGCCTGGGTGCGCCCAAGCGCGACATGCCGGGTGGGCTCGTGCCGGTGGTACAGCGGCCGGTGCGCGCTGCGGCCGGCGATGGGGCAGTGAATGGCGATGACCAGGCCGGTGCGCGCTTCGCCTTCGATCGGCGCTGGTTGCGCCAGCTGACCGCGGGGCGACCCGAGGATCTGTCGGTAATCAGGGTGGAGGGCGATTCGATGGCGCCGACGCTCAACGACGGCGATGATATCCTCGTCGACCAAGCCGATGGCGAGGGGCGGCTGCGCGACGGCATCTACGTGCTGCGGATCGACGATGCGCTGGTGGTCAAGAGACTGGCAAAGCATCCGATGGGCGCGCGGGTCACCGTACAATCGGACAATCCGGCCTATACCGACTGGCCCGATTGCAAGCTGTCGGACATTTCGATCATCGGGCGGGTCTTGTGGATCGGGCGTCGCCTCGGCTGAAAAGTCGACGCGTTAACCTTGTCTGTCGACCAAGCATCAATGGGAAACGCGTATAGGGCTGTGTCATGGACCAGCCCTTCATCGCCGACCGCACCGTCCTCGACGACGCCACCGCCCTCATCGACATTTTCGGTGACCGGGCCGGCGAAGAGGCGGCCATGCGCGCTGCGGTGAGCCGCCAGAAGGGCAATGTCATCCGTTTTTGCCACTGGCGCCAGATCGAGCGCATCGTGCTGGCGCTGGGCTCGCCCGACAGCCAGGGCACCGTTCACTAGGCGACCGGATCTAGCCGGAACGTGCAGGTGCCGCGCCGGTCGGAACGGCAGAGCAACCTTTTTGCTGGCTACCCCTCCAACCCGCGTCTAGGCTTCGCGCCATGAGAGTGTATCTCGGTCGTGGCGTGGTGGCCCTTGCCCTCTATGGCATAGGGGTCGCACCCGCATGGGCGCAGCAGGCAGACCCGCCCCCGACGACCGGCGATCCGTTGGGGCCGCTGCCCGGCCTCGACATTCCCTGGCCCGAAGTCGCCGAGGACGAAGAGGAACTCACCCCCGATCTCCCCGAATTGCCGGACGATGTCGAAGCCGAGGTGGCCGAGACACAGCCCGTGATCGACAGCGATATTGGCGATTATGATTGGTCGGTCACCGGCCTTCCCGAGGTCAGCGAGGGCGACATCCTGGCCCAATTCGAGCCATTTTCCGCGCTGGAGGCCGGTGATGGCGAGGCGGATAATGCCGCGCAGATCGCCCAGCGCGCGCAGACCGACCTGACATTGCTCGGCCAAGTGCTCGATGCGCAGGGCTATTACAATCACGACATCCGGCTCGATTACACCGCCGAAAATGGCGAGATCCAGATCGTCTTCGAAGTCGATCCGGGCGAGCGTTTCATCCTCGAGGAAGTCGAATTGCCCGGCCTCGCGCAATTGCCGCCCGAGACCGAGAAGAAGGTGCGCGAGTTCTACCCTCTGGAGGTCGGGAAGCCATTGCTGGCTGCCGATGTACAGAACGGGGCAGATGCGGTGCTGCGCGGCCTTAACGAACGCGGCTATGCCTTTGCGGGCCTTGGCCTTCGGGACATCGTCATCGACCGCGACACGGCGCAGGCGAGCCTCATCCAGCCGGTCATCCCGGGACCGCTGGTGCGCTATGGGCAGATCACCATCGAGGGCGATCCGCCATTCCCGCCGCGCCATGTCCAGCGCCTCGCGCGTTTCAAACCGGGCGAACCCTATGACGTCGCCGAGATCACCGACCTTCGCCGCGCGCTCATCGACACGAGGCTCGTTTCCTCGGTCGAAATCGATATCGAGCCGGACGATGATTACGAGACGGTCGACGTCGCGGTGCGGCTCGAGCCCGCCAAGATGCGGACGATTGCAGGCGAGGTCGGTTACGGCACCGATGAAGGCTTCCGCGTCGACGTCTCCTGGCAGCACCGCAACCTGTGGAATCCTGAGGGTGAATTCACCGTCCGCGGCATTTTGGGCACGCAGGAGCAGCTCGCGTCGGTGGCGCTGCGCCGGCATAATTGGCTGCGCCGCGACCAGCGCTTCATTGCCACCGCGCTGGCCAGCAGCGAGGATCGCGATGCGTATCAGGCCGAGACTGCAGC contains:
- a CDS encoding autotransporter assembly complex protein TamA, which produces MRVYLGRGVVALALYGIGVAPAWAQQADPPPTTGDPLGPLPGLDIPWPEVAEDEEELTPDLPELPDDVEAEVAETQPVIDSDIGDYDWSVTGLPEVSEGDILAQFEPFSALEAGDGEADNAAQIAQRAQTDLTLLGQVLDAQGYYNHDIRLDYTAENGEIQIVFEVDPGERFILEEVELPGLAQLPPETEKKVREFYPLEVGKPLLAADVQNGADAVLRGLNERGYAFAGLGLRDIVIDRDTAQASLIQPVIPGPLVRYGQITIEGDPPFPPRHVQRLARFKPGEPYDVAEITDLRRALIDTRLVSSVEIDIEPDDDYETVDVAVRLEPAKMRTIAGEVGYGTDEGFRVDVSWQHRNLWNPEGEFTVRGILGTQEQLASVALRRHNWLRRDQRFIATALASSEDRDAYQAETAAVSVGIERISDFLWQKKFTWGAGIELIATDERDIDIERGLDRRRTFFIGALPLVGRYNGSNDLLDPTRGFRLEARVSPEVSLQDGTFTYARAGLEAAGYYPVGENVVLAGRAEIATIFGASRDAVAPSRRYYAGGGGSTRGYGYQALGPRDEFGDPIGGRSLSEFSLEARVRFGPFGVVPFFDGGRVGTGSWPGTRDWQFGAGIGLRYHSNFGPIRIDVGTPLNPQEGDNRIAVIVGLGQAF
- a CDS encoding type 1 glutamine amidotransferase domain-containing protein yields the protein MQDLSGKRILIMATDGFEELELTGPRDAFSEAGAEVHIASPSRNPIQARVQDEPTIFVTPDLLIEEVDMEDYDALILPGGVINPDQLRTNDKAVALIKAFDEAEKPLAAICHGPWLLIEADVVRGRTVTSWPSIRTDMKNAGGEVVDEEACTDGHLVTSRNPDDVPAFNAAIADLISAGS
- a CDS encoding S24 family peptidase gives rise to the protein MPNDPRDMLEELCRRERVDFATLSRLIGRNDAYIQQYIRRGTPRVLAERDRRLIARYFDIDEERLGAPKRDMPGGLVPVVQRPVRAAAGDGAVNGDDQAGARFAFDRRWLRQLTAGRPEDLSVIRVEGDSMAPTLNDGDDILVDQADGEGRLRDGIYVLRIDDALVVKRLAKHPMGARVTVQSDNPAYTDWPDCKLSDISIIGRVLWIGRRLG